A genomic stretch from Saccharomyces paradoxus chromosome XVI, complete sequence includes:
- the MRN1 gene encoding Mrn1p (RNA-binding protein that may be involved in translational regulation~similar to YPL184C), whose amino-acid sequence MVVSYSNNNNNNNNNNNNNNNNNNSNNNINNNMVPPFPSSDDFAMYQQSNSSGPYQETFMTGPQNFGDAAYPMNGNFTILPSDFAREPNDSFFYENGGIFDYQRIQQQPTQFQMKQRNDSQQQRFSQEQNFGIDNEVVQNNHHFYEYERSSNEFSPFEDENSNVLSDGMSPTVMATATAVTNANAPLPVNAQANNPLNFTSAPSRTVYLGNVPPNLSVKELLDHVRSGVVEDVKIIPEKMCAFISFVDESAALLFHSDAILKRLNIGDRDIKIGWGKPTRIDPIVAARISTDGATRNVYIGRMSIEGEESHLSEEQLRVDLEEYGEIDCIKIIREKCIAFIHFASILNAIKVVTNLPIRNPYYQNKRIFYGKDRCAFITKTQQHNAAQFLGVQPGMEHMIEFSDREFISNALLQQSAAAAAIATSAGGPNNLGNRTVYLGSLPKDVKIEEICNAVRGGLLQSIKLLNDRYVCFVTFIDPTAAAQFYAMSSLYGFTVQKKRCKVGWGKHSGPLPNALALAVSNGASRNVYVGNIDFVSDSLRDERIFTESNLRHIFQQYGEVEQINFLPEKNCCFINYTNISNAILALDKIKSNPYFKDLKINFGKDRCGNVPHQSR is encoded by the coding sequence ATGGTAGTTTCTTAtagtaataacaataataataataataataataataataataataataacaataataacagtaataataatatcaataataacatgGTCCCTCCTTTCCCTTCTTCCGATGACTTTGCAATGTATCAACAGTCCAATTCTTCTGGTCCTTATCAAGAAACTTTCATGACTGGCCCTCAAAATTTTGGCGATGCTGCCTACCCTATGAATGGTAATTTTACTATTCTACCATCTGATTTCGCGCGCGAGCCTAATGATTCATTCTTTTATGAGAATGGTGGGATTTTTGATTATCAACGAattcaacaacaaccaaCACAATTCCAGATGAAGCAGCGAAACGATTCACAACAGCAACGGTTTTCACAGGAACAAAATTTCGGAATTGATAACGAAGTCGTCCAGAACAACCATCATTTTTATGAATATGAAAGATCATCTAATGAATTCTCTccttttgaagatgaaaattcAAACGTGTTATCTGATGGCATGTCTCCCACTGTTATGGCAACTGCAACCGCTGTAACAAACGCAAATGCTCCTTTACCGGTAAATGCACAAGCCAACAATCCTTTGAACTTTACGTCAGCCCCAAGTAGAACTGTCTATTTGGGTAATGTGCCACCAAACCTAAGTGTTAAAGAGTTATTGGATCATGTAAGAAGTGGTGTCGTTGAAGACGTTAAAATTATACCTGAAAAAATGTGTGCATTCATCTCCTTTGTAGATGAAAGTGCTGCACTATTGTTTCATTCGGATGCAATTTTAAAGCGCTTAAACATCGGTGACAGAGACATCAAGATTGGTTGGGGTAAACCAACTCGAATTGATCCTATTGTGGCTGCTAGAATCTCTACGGATGGTGCCACAagaaatgtatatattGGTCGCATGTCAATTGAAGGCGAAGAATCACATTTGTCTGAAGAGCAACTGAGGGTTGATTTAGAAGAGTACGGCGAAATTGACTGTATAAAAATTATCAGAGAGAAATGTATCGCTTTTATTCACTTTGCATCTATTCTAAATGCTATAAAAGTGGTTACAAATCTGCCAATAAGAAATCCATACtatcaaaataaaagaatattttatGGAAAGGATAGATGTGCATTTATTACCAAGACTCAACAACATAACGCAGCTCAATTTCTAGGTGTGCAACCTGGTATGGAACATATGATAGAGTTCTCTGATCGTGAATTCATATCCAATGCCTTGTTACAACAATCAGCAGCCGCTGCAGCAATTGCTACATCTGCGGGTGGTCCTAATAACTTGGGTAACAGGACCGTTTACCTGGGCAGTTTGCCGAAGGATgttaaaattgaagagataTGTAACGCCGTTCGTGGGGGTTTATTACAAAGTATAAAACTATTGAACGATCGGTACGTCTGTTTTGTCACGTTCATTGATCCTACTGCTGCTGCACAGTTCTATGCAATGAGTTCTTTGTATGGATTCACAGTCCAGAAAAAACGTTGTAAAGTCGGCTGGGGTAAACATTCTGGCCCATTACCTAATGCGCTTGCCTTGGCAGTCAGTAATGGCGCATCGAGAAACGTTTATGTAGGTAATATTGATTTCGTCAGTGATTCCCTAAGAGATGAACGTATCTTCACTGAAAGCAATTTGAGACACATCTTTCAGCAGTATGGGGAAGTGGAACAAATTAATTTCCTGCCTGAAAAGAACTGTTGTTTCATCAATTATACTAACATCAGTAATGCTATTTTAGCCTTAGACAAGATTAAGTCAAACCCCTATTTCAAAGATctcaaaataaattttgGCAAAGATAGATGCGGTAACGTCCCCCACCAATCACGTTAG